CACAGGGTTTCCTGATTTGCCAGTCCCCTAGTGTGTGTCCAGTGTCCCCTGGAGCCATCATTGCCAGAACAGCTTTAGGAGAAAAGAATGGTCACCTGTTTCCCAATAGGACCCTGAGGTCCCAAATAACTTACCCAAAGTCACCCAGTTAGTAAGATGGCAACTGGTATGACACCCTCTCCTTTGGGGGACAGTTATTAACCTTTCAAACTCATTCTACATTAAGAACACAGATTTGAGCTGGGCCTGGTAGTGTAGACTTATAATCCCTacctggaggctgaggctggagagtcAAAAATTCAAGGCCTGACTGGCTACAGAGCAAGGCCAAGGTCAGCTGGGTGATTGAACAAGCACCTATCCAAAAATGAGTAAAAAGAGGGCTGaagatataactcagtggtaaagtgtttgcttagcatgcacaagaacCTAGGTTCAAgcccaacaaaataaaatggggCTGGGATGTCAGTTGGTAGTGCTTTTCtaacatgcaggaagccctggattCTGTAGTTACAaggtcagcctagatacataagACCtttttgtaacacacacacacacacacacacacacacacacacacacacacacacacacacacagagagaggggggggagactTAGGCTGTTCAGTGTCCTCACTTACTAGGGACCAGTTGATGTCTTTGAGCAAAATTAGTCCTTCCTTCTGTGTTGTTTCCACCTCTGCAAAGCACAAGCATCTGTCGCCCCATCTCACCATGGCCATGAGAATTAAACAGTGTGGCTTCAGAAGTAAGGACTGCTACCTATCTACTGTTTTCATAGCACCCAGCCTCTCCTAGGCTCTTTACTATGTCAGTTCATTGAATCCTTACTTATATtttcagaagaagaaatggaggccagaggttgcaatttctctaaaaattGCAGGACAAGAAGAGGATGGTGATAATAAGAGTATGGTAGGAGCTCAACCATAGCTGCTTTTGGCAATTCACACAGCAGGTTCATGGTAAGAACTGTCCTGTCCCTGTGGTGGCCCTTGGTGCTGGTAAACACGCACTCCCTCTCGGTCCTGGATGGTAGGTAGCATCCCTACACATAGAGATTATGGGACCTGTGTGCTGCCCCTGGTCTTTACAAGGACCTAGATGGGGGAGGTACAGCTGCCTCCAGGCACCTGCAGCGGGTCCCGGCCATCTAAGGGAATAGGTAGGTGGTGGGCGGAGCCGGGCGGGGCCTCCGCCGAGCCCGTAAAAGCTGCGCAGGATGGAGCTTCGGCACTGACATCTGCAGCTATGGAGCGTCCTCACTTCCCGCTGGCGATGGGCCTGGCCCTGCTCGCATTCTGCCTCCTGACTCTGTCCCCGGACGCCCGCGCCGAGCTTCGGAGTCGCAGGACCGGAGAACGCCAGACCATGTCTCCCAACGACCCGCTGGTGCAGAAGGCCGCGCAGGCAGCTGTGAGCAGCTACAATATGGGCAGCAACAGCCTCTACTACTTCCGAGACACCAGAATCCTCGATGCAcagtgtcaggtgtggtggctggTGGTTGTGGGACAGACGTagctgtggagagggagaggaacgGGGACAGGCCAGAGAGCTGCTGGCCCACTACCAAACACAAGAGGGCACTAAGCCAACCATAACTTAAACAAAAATAGATGAATGGCAAAACCTATGGCAACCAACGTTATttaatatcaaaaagaaaattgcagGGATTCAACCTCTTTTGGCATAACTAACCCAGCCAGATGGAGTGGGAGGGCCCAGACAGTAGGTGTCATGTGCCATTCTCTACATCTGCCCTAGCTGTGGACAGGGGCTCGTCAGCCACCTGCCGGGCCTAGGGCTCTACCTCTACCCCTGGGTCACACCTAGAAACCCCCACCTCCACTTCAGGTCTGAATTCTTAGGCCATAGTGTTGTTTGCCAGGTGGACTTGAAGACTTAGAGGGAAAAAGTAGACACCCAGGCTAAGCTCCCAGGCATTTCTGACCTGCCCTATCTTGTTCCCAGCTGGTGGCTGGCCTCAAGTGCTACCTGACTATGGACTTAGAGAGCACGGAGTGCAGAAAGACCAGAGTCTCTGGGGACCACACGGATCTCACCGCTTGCCCCCTGGCTGCAGGGGTACAGCAGGAGGTAACAGCATTGACCCCCCAGCCCAGCCCTCTGCAGAGCCTGAGGCCCTTAGCTTGTCCATCCTGACTAGTCCACCTGGCCTGGCTGGACCTGTCCTGACTGGTCTTTGTGTGACTCAGGCCAGGGTGAGGTGCAGGGAGGAGAGACCGGGGCTTCTTGGGGTGGGAGTTGCCTGATAGATCTGGGGCCATCTCCTGCCAGCTGACTTCATGTTTTGGTACCACTGATGGTCTATCCCTGGCTCCAGAGAGATGTGGCAGGCAGAAGGCTGACTactgggaggaggaggctggcaCCAAGCTCACCCTCCTTGTCCACTGTGTTCCCTCCTCAGAAGCTGCGCTGCCGCTTTGAGGTCCTtcaagtcccctggaagaacacCACTCAGCTTCTAAAGCATGACTGTATGCAGGTGTAACCTGCCCCAGGGTGACAGTGGCGAGACTCCATGGGAACAAGCATGGTGGTGGAGGCACCTCAGGTCCACAGGCCACATCGGCTACAATAAATTCTTAGCGCTGTTTCTTGCATTCGTCCCTCCTGTGTGCTTCACTCACCCTGACTCTCATGCGAGTCCCAACGACTCTCAACTCTGCAGTTGACAGGGCCCTGTGCCCTTAACCCCCAGAGAGCCTCTGTGACCCATCTGAGGCAGTGCTGAGGTGCAATCCTCAAATGGGAAGCCACTCTTTAGACACTTGCAGTAGATTCAGAGGTTAGGGAGAAGGAAACGCCAGCACTTGGAGCAGTGTAAGGTGTGTGGGTTCAACTCTATGGGCTCCAGGGTACTGGGCTCCCAGGCTACAAGGAACACTCCTTCAGTGTTCCCATAGGCCAAGAGGCCACAAAACAAGTAACATGCCTTGCACAACCTCCCCAGAGGTATTTTGCTCAGTGTTTTGCTCTGGGCAAGATTCCTAAAAGAACCTGGGCCATGGAACACCAGAGGGGACAAGAGCAAAGCTGCTACCCTGGAGGGTTTCCCTCACAGGAAGGAACAGGGACCCTTCAATGTCATGTTGGATTGGAGGAGACAGGTATTACATTCTTTGTGATTACAGTTTTTTTTATACACACAGTCAGATGGGGAGGGCAGTCACAGAACCCACTCAGGTGCTCGTAGATATTACAGACATGCCCACCCCCCATGCTAGTAACACAGCTTAGAAACACACAAGCAGACACAACAGGAAAGTGCATGCCCCAGAgaagcaggaagtaacctagagaTGAGTACCCAACCACCCAAGCCAGCACTTGAGTCATGTCCAGAAGTGCTCCCACATACTAACAAGCATCTACCCCGGGGACAGGCCACAATCACTGGTTGCTTTGGGAGTGCTAGGAGGTGCTAGGCTCAAGCGGGCATCACAGGGGTGGTGTGCAGAGTAGGCAGACAGCCACTCTTCATCTTTATGCCTTCTCCTTctaaggaaggcctcacaccTAACTTGCTCCTATCTGATGCTCCTCCTCCCATCCAAAAGCCACATCTGTGAGGGAATAGAGACGGAGTGCCACCTGGGAAGCCTGACACACTGAGGGGTTGGACTTGATATTGACACAGTGGACAACTTGCAGCCCTGCTTCTGCTGGAACCTGATACCCATGGCAGTTCAGTTTGAGCTGTGTAGTCACCGCTTGGAAGTTTTCCCAAATTTTGTCAAGCAGGAGATAGCAGCATGGAGCCAGTACAGGGCAAATGGCAGGaaatacttgttgaatgaatgtgtgaGGCCTGGGGAGAGGCAAGACTCAAGGAAGCCTGGGTAGAGGTTTCTCCACCCCTGGAATCTGTGCCCAAATCTCAGATGGCATTTCCCCTGCTTGGTATATTCCTGGGCCTGGGCATGACTAAGCAAGGTTAGAGAGAGGAGTTTCCACCAAGTGATGTTTCTGTTGTAAGGTCCCAGTGATTGCACTGCTTCCTGGCAAAGACATGTGGTCTGTGTGGGTGTTGGCCAAACCATCCTCCAGTTCCCATTCTGGGGTCCCTCCAGCCTACATGACCCCCTTAGAGTAAGGTGGTTATAAATGATGGAAGGTGGCTAGCCCTTGATGAGGAGCCCTGGGGCCAGAACTAAACTTCACTTTAATTTAGTACTTACTACAGGAAGTCCCCCTGTGTATACAGGGACTCTGAACATGCTTCTGGGACGCAGGCAGTGCATGTGGGACTCACCCAAGCCCTAAAGCAGCCTGAGCAGCAGCAGACATTTTCTGTGGCCCTCTCCCAACAGGAGCTGGTCCATGTCACTTGGCCCTGTCCCCATCTGCTCTGAGGCCAGGAGCACAAGAGGCCTCTTCTGCCCCTTCACTAGATTTTGTAGTCTTCAGGTGGGGAAAGGGATGTCAATGACCTTTAACCTCTAGGGGTTTTGGAAtattcatatgcatgcatgtgtgtctgtgtgtgggttgaGCATGTGAGTGGAGGCTAAAAGAAACCGTCAGATCCCTTTGAGCTGAAATATAGGTGGCTGTAATcagtctgatgtgggtgctgggaactgaacttgggtcctctgtcaCACCagctcttcccctcttcccccctccctcctcccttcctccctccctccctcccttcttctcaaCCTctgtgttcttatttatttattgattgattgatttttcagcacagggtttctccgtgtatccctggctgtcctgaaactcactctgtagacctggctggctttgaactcagagatccctctgcctctgcctcgtgagtgctggcattaaaggtatgtgccaccatccaCCTTTTTGTTAATATTCCCCCTGGGATGGTAGCCTTGAGTTAGATGCTGGGTTCCTAGTAAGCCTgagttcctgagtgctgggcctcATGCCTGGTGTCTGATACAGTCCTAATAATTCTGGGATGTTCCAGTCTGTTCTTTTTctcccgaccccaggccagacAGCACATAAGCAGAGGACTTCACATTTGGTCTTTCATCAGCATCCCAGTCTCCTTTGgtttgttctggtttttgtttttttgagatagggtttctctgtgtaacagtcctgaatatcctggaactaaaggtgtgcgccgccaccGCTGGCAAAGGCCCCTCTTTCTGTGTCACCGTTCTGATCTCTTCTAATGCATTGTTGGACTGAGCAGGGAGGCCAAGACCTGGTGAAGCCAAAAGAGCTCCAAAAAGAGCCCCTTCCACgtgcaactctttttttttgtttgttttttgttttttgagatagggtttctctgtgtagctttggatgctgtcctggcactcgctctagagaccaggccggattcgaactcacagagatccgcctgcctctgcctcctgagtgctgggattaaaggcatgcaacaccaacgcccagcacacaTGCAACTCTTGACATATGCCTGCAGCACACTGTCTAACTCCCCTTGCTCTTTGCTTCAGGCTAGCCAGTGAGGACACAGAGCCacttgggttttttaaaaaaaactctgtTGGGATCTCAGTCCAGCACAGTTCTGGATAATAATGCCAGCAGAGCTAGGGACTTGTCCCAACCTACCCTGGTAGGCCATTTGCCAGAGGCTCGAGTCGATATGGTGGTACTCTGCAGGATCATTTCCCGAAATCCTCTTCTCCAGCCTGTGGGGTCagatagggtgtgtgtgtgtgtgaacaaggGCCAGCTCTTGCCAATGCCATGCCTATTACTCAGAACCACTTTTGGGTAAGAGCTCCTACCCCCAAGCCTCTCTCTACCTTTTTCCTGCCCCTATCCTTCCTGGTTCACCTCAAATGCAGTGTCCACAATCTCATCAATGACAGATGCTTGGGAACGAAACTTCTGTTGATGCTGCTCCACCGATGCCACCAACTGCAGGTACTGGAAGTGGAGCTCCCGTTGCCTGGAGGTGGGCAGAAGCAAAGGCTGGCTTCCTGTAGCCCCAACGCGGCTCTGCTTGCTATGACCTACCTACCTCCAGTATGCCTCTTTTTATAGATTTTACTTGGcagttatttttgtgtgtgtatatgtttctgtaCGCATGTGTACATTTCCtcacctcagcactgggattgcaggtgcagGCATGCACAGCCACACCTCGTGTTTGACCTGGGTcttaggatccaaactcaggtcctcattgcTTGCAAGAAGAGCACATTACAGACTTAGCCGTCTCTTCTAGCtcctaacatttttattttgagatgagtTCCCACTGAGTTGtcaagactggctttgaacttgtgatcctttcacctcagcctcccaaggagcTGAAGTTACCAGTGTACACCATTATACCTGGTAAGCCTGCCTGTTGTCCAGTACCCAGCATGTCCCTGTCTGTGCCATAGAGGCAACAGCAATGGTTTATCTTTTAACCGACTACCCCACCATATACTTATTTTTACACTCACCTTTTTTCGGACTCATGGACCAACTCAACCACCTGCCTGTGCTGATTCACTCACTCATCTGTCCAACCACTGCACTCTTCCACACTTACCTACTGCTCTACCTACCTGTTCTTCCCTGGCTCCTCCCACTCAGTCTAAAcaaccatccatccacccatctgtaTTCATCTATGTTCACTACTCACTCATCCACTCATTGGATCTTATCAATCCATTTGCCAAAaacactggaaatagaaaaagcaaGTTGCTCCAAGGATACTGAGATGAACAAGGAAGAGGTATTACTTTTGGGACCAGACAGCTACAACACATTATAAGTGTCAACACAATGCTGAGGGTCTGTGTCAGAGGAAATAGCCTGGACTTTATccagagggggaaggaggagctAAGATCAGACCTTAAGCTCAACAGAGAGTGAAAAGCCAAAACTATACTGAAAGGTACTCTTAGCAGAGGGGACCAGTAGGGACAATACCCTCTAAAGAAGTCTGGCAGAGGCTACAGTGGTGGCTCAGATTCTGGAACATGTAGGATGATCAGGAGAGTAACCCCAGGTGACAGTAGTCAGGATTTAAGTTGGCTCCCTTAAATCCTGGTCACCTGAGCATGGCATCAATATCTAACCAAAAACAATAGTGTAGGCAGAGGCCTGGCAGGAGTCAATATGTCATCTTAGGAAAGGATGTGGACAACACAAATTTGTGCCATAGGGAGCAATAGCTGTGATATGAGGGGAGCTGGCACACTAGCCTATTGTACAGGAGCCTGGATGCAAACTGCTGATCTTGGATTCTCTCAAGGTATGCAGAGCCCAAAGGCTGTCAGCTCTTGGTATGCCCTGTGTATAGTGGTTTGGAGCCAGACTGGCTGTGGGGTGGAGGCACAGGGCTTGGATTCCACAATGAACCTCAAGAGAATTAGGCCTAAGAACCAAGAAACAGCAGCCTGTTGCCAAGTACCCTAGTCTTCAGCAGGAAGCTTTGGCAACCTGGCCAGGGATAGACAGGGATAGGGTGTGACCATGTGGTCTCCAGCCCTTGCCCCAACAATTCCCCATAATCCCCCTTCAACCTTCCACATGGCTGAAACTGGTCAGTCTCTAATGAACCAGCAAAGATTCTGGCAGTGTGGACCCAAGTGGCATTAATAGGATATGGCTTCTCATTGTGTTCCCACACCCTCGTGGGGCCTGAATCTGACAAGGATCAGGATACTTAAGAGAAAGTTCTGCTACTGATATGGTTCTTGCAGTGCAGCAACTTGATTCTTTCTCTGAGAACTGGGTGCTGCTCCTCACTGTCCAGGGGTGCTTATGGTTCCCATGTCCCAGTTGTGGGTGTGGAAACAAGTCTGAGTTCTCcacccacttcctcctctcttGGGAGAGACTGGCaatgttctttttccttccagCCCACCATCAGGCCTCCAGATCTTTTGTCTGGGACCCAAggcctccccttcttccttccatctcctcACTTCTCTGTCATGGTGCTGAACATTCTCTCAATAAACTGCCTCTGCAAGGCACCGTCGCTCATCTGGGCCTCAGCATctgggtgggaagagagaggcaTGGTGAGGAGGGTGTCCAGGAGAATAACTGGATGCAAGAAGACAGAGGAATCCCACGGTCAGGGAAGTATAAGGGACATcttcaccaggcatggtggctcacaactttgatcccagcactcaggaggcagaggcaggtggatgtctgtgagtttgaggccagcctggtctacagagcaagttctgggacagccagggttacgcagagaaaccctgtcttgcaaaaaaaaaaaaaataggaagtatAAAAGAGGTCTTAAGGAATTTCTTACCAGCATGCCTTTAAAATGTTGCTCCTCTAGTTATAGagcatgttttggttttgtttttcatttgcattattattattattatttttggaggTAGAGTCTCATtgtgcagtcctggctgacctggaacttactctgtagaccaggctggctttgaacacacagagatctgcctgcctctgcctgcctgctagagtgctggaattgaaagtGTGCATTACCACACCCAGCTGGAATTAATTTCTTAATTAGCATCACCACTATTATTATCATTTGTGAACAGGGATAGGTGGTGCCTAGGGCCTCCCACATGTGAGGCTGCCACGGAAGTACACACTTAGCCTTTCCCTGCCTTCAGTTGGCACAAGTGTCTTGTTCCTGTCTCACCCTGCTTCAGTCCTTGTTGTCCAGTTGGTATTGTTACCACTGCTGCTCCATTGACATGTGACATCAAGCTTGTCAATCAAAGGATAGAGTGACTGATTCAAAACTAGATACGTGAATCAATCAGTAGAGAGAAGGCACATCTCTGGGGGTTAATTGGGACTGCTGGGGAAAAGggaacatgttttctttatcactgttgttgctttgagacagggtttcacttcgtagctcaggctggccctaaCTTGAAGCTAAActcttcttgtctcagcctcccaagtgctagactCACAGGTGTGGACCACTAAGCCTGGGATGGTTACACTGTGAGGACTTGGGACTAGGGTTGTAGTTGAACATTTTGCCGCcacaaagaaaatgtcttttttttttttttcgagacagggtttccctgtggctttggaggctgtcctggaactagctcttgtaaaccaggctgttcttgaactcacaaagatccatctgcctctgcctcccgaatgctgggattaaaggtgtgcaccaccactgcccaggggaAAATGTCACTCTTAAGAACAAACCATACCATTCAGGatacaaaggcaggcagatctctgtgagtttgaggcctccctagtctacagagtgagttccaggacatccaaggctatacagaaaaCCCTGTTTCTTACCACCTTCCCCCCAAAAGAACAAACTATACAAAGGGCAACAACGAGGCAGAAGAAGTGAAGAGACCAGATTCCAGATTCTGGTTATCACTTGAGTTCTGGATCAAGCCACTCCCCAAATCCTATGCATTCTTAACTTGTTAACTGGAGTCAATTAATTTACTATTCCACGTGGGTAACCTATCACCCATAGGTGGGGATGTGCTTTGCCAATCTGAGTGCAGGGTCCTGAAGCTCAGgttctttgttcatttcttcctctttgtctcaaaatttatttatttttattctctctgtgtgtctattttgcctgtgtgtatatatgtgtgctacatgtgtgcctggtgcccacccATAGAGGCCAAAGGAGAATATCAGATCCCCGGAAACCCCTTctcttgagacagtctcatatAATCTAGGAAGCTgtgactctcctgtctccacttcccaagtgctggaattacaggtgtgagtaaCTGAATGAGTATTGGGACTCTGatgagacttttttgttttttggtttttttttgttttttcgagacagggtttctctgtggctttgaaggctgtcctggaacttgctctgtagaccaggctggactcgaactcacagagatctgcctgcctctgcctcctgagtgctggtattaaag
The DNA window shown above is from Cricetulus griseus strain 17A/GY chromosome 3, alternate assembly CriGri-PICRH-1.0, whole genome shotgun sequence and carries:
- the Cst6 gene encoding cystatin-M isoform X1 yields the protein MGEVQLPPGTCSGSRPSKGIGRWWAEPGGASAEPVKAAQDGASALTSAAMERPHFPLAMGLALLAFCLLTLSPDARAELRSRRTGERQTMSPNDPLVQKAAQAAVSSYNMGSNSLYYFRDTRILDAQCQLVAGLKCYLTMDLESTECRKTRVSGDHTDLTACPLAAGVQQEKLRCRFEVLQVPWKNTTQLLKHDCMQV
- the Cst6 gene encoding cystatin-M isoform X2 translates to MERPHFPLAMGLALLAFCLLTLSPDARAELRSRRTGERQTMSPNDPLVQKAAQAAVSSYNMGSNSLYYFRDTRILDAQCQLVAGLKCYLTMDLESTECRKTRVSGDHTDLTACPLAAGVQQEKLRCRFEVLQVPWKNTTQLLKHDCMQV